The following proteins come from a genomic window of Pectinophora gossypiella unplaced genomic scaffold, ilPecGoss1.1 Pgos_100, whole genome shotgun sequence:
- the LOC126380816 gene encoding uncharacterized protein LOC126380816 → MPAVEVPSTVRDSFKHLTLADENFDKPNDIDLLLGAELFHNVYDGQRLNLGPGLPVALHSVFGWVLTGKLDPECRPPPTTSSLFASTLALDNVVKRFWEVEEPPSVDISNPEDDKCEQLYTNLVKRNPDGRYVVPMLVKEPCEKLGDSYNISLSRFTNLERRLHRHDQLKEDYVRFMREYSELGHMQPVDPPNDSDRNIIPHHCVLRPDSSTTKLRVVFDGSARTTNGKALNDIVHTGPKLQNDIVDIITKFRLHEVVFTADISKMYRNIDLRPEDPKLLIQDLWRRQLDWDESVPADVSQQWQNFVSELQNLTE, encoded by the exons ATGCCCGCAGTAGAAGTCCCTTCTACTGTTCGAGATtcttttaaacatttaactctagcggacgaaaactttgataaaCCTAATGACATTGATTTATTGTTAGGTGCCGAGCTGTTTCATAATGTCTATGACGGTCAGCGTTTAAATTTGGGCCCGGGCTTGCCGGTCGCTCTGCACAGCGTATTCGGCTGGGTTCTCACGGGGAAGCTCGACCCCGAGTGTCGACCCCCACCGACTACCTCTTCCCTCTTTGCTTCCACACTTGCCCTAGACAATGTGGTCAAGCGTTTTTGGGAGGTCGAAGAGCCCCCGTCGGTTGATATTTCAAACCCAGAAGACGATAAATGTGAACAGTTATATACCAATCTAGTGAAACGCAATCCTGACGGAAGGTACGTCGTTCCTATGTTAGTCAAGGAGCCGTGCGAAAAACTCGGGGATTcttataatatttctttatcaCGATTCACAAACCTTGAAAGACGACTTCATCGTCACGACCAACTGAAAGAAGATTACGTCCGCTTTATGCGCGAGTATAGCGAGTTGGGTCATATGCAACCTGTTGACCCACCGAACGATAGTGACCGGAATATAATTCCTCACCATTGCGTTTTAAGACCAGATAGTTCAACTACCAAACTACGTGTAGTTTTCGACGGCAGCGCGAGAACTACTAACGGGAAGGCTTTAAACGATATTGTCCACACCGGTCCAAAACTGCAAAATGATATCGTAGACATCATTACTAAGTTCCGCCTTCACGAGGTAGTTTTCACCGCGGACATCTCTAAGATGTACCGTAATATTGATTTGCGACCGGAAGACC CCAAGTTGCTTATTCAAGACCTGTGGCGACGTCAGTTGGACTGGGACGAATCCGTTCCTGCGGACGTTTCACAACAGTGGCAAAACTTCGTATCGGAGTTACAAAATTTGACTGAA